One window of Hujiaoplasma nucleasis genomic DNA carries:
- a CDS encoding ornithine carbamoyltransferase, translating into MKPEFKGKHFITLEDWSKEEIERLLEVSKLMKDKFLHNEDTSYLKNKTAFLMFFEQSTRTRNSMEAGIAQLGGHGNYLDTSGMQISHGESAKDTAVILSSYGHGIACRNCFWGIGNKYLREMAQHSTVPVMNLQCDLYHPMQGLADLMTIQEVFPKQNNIKVSIIWAYARSHKKPISVPLTQILLFPRFGMDVTLAYPEGYDLPDWAIEKARANAKENNGSFRITHNMEEAFKDADVVIPKNWGSWVNNQSTEVVDDLLESYKSWKCTEEMMALANNNVKYMHALPADRGNEVENSVIDGPHSIVYQEAENRLHTAKAVMAMTMGDK; encoded by the coding sequence ATGAAACCAGAATTTAAAGGAAAACATTTTATCACGCTTGAAGATTGGTCAAAAGAAGAAATAGAAAGATTACTTGAAGTATCAAAATTAATGAAAGATAAATTTTTACATAATGAAGATACGAGCTATTTAAAAAACAAAACAGCATTTTTAATGTTCTTTGAACAATCAACAAGAACTAGAAATTCTATGGAAGCAGGTATTGCTCAATTAGGGGGACATGGTAATTATTTAGATACATCAGGGATGCAAATATCTCATGGAGAATCAGCAAAGGATACAGCTGTTATATTATCTAGTTATGGACATGGAATCGCTTGTAGAAATTGCTTTTGGGGTATAGGTAATAAATATTTGAGAGAAATGGCACAACATTCTACAGTGCCTGTAATGAATTTGCAATGTGATTTATACCATCCAATGCAAGGATTGGCAGATTTAATGACTATTCAAGAGGTGTTTCCAAAACAAAATAATATTAAAGTTTCTATTATATGGGCTTATGCAAGAAGCCATAAAAAACCTATATCGGTGCCTTTAACACAAATTTTATTGTTTCCAAGATTTGGTATGGATGTGACTTTAGCTTACCCTGAAGGCTATGATTTGCCAGATTGGGCTATTGAAAAGGCTAGAGCAAATGCTAAGGAAAACAATGGGTCTTTTAGAATCACTCATAATATGGAAGAAGCATTTAAAGATGCAGATGTTGTGATCCCGAAAAACTGGGGATCTTGGGTAAACAATCAGTCAACTGAAGTCGTAGATGATTTATTAGAATCATATAAATCATGGAAATGTACTGAAGAAATGATGGCTTTGGCTAATAATAACGTTAAATACATGCATGCATTACCTGCTGATAGAGGCAATGAAGTAGAAAATTCTGTGATAGATGGTCCACATTCAATAGTCTACCAAGAAGCAGAAAACAGACTTCATACCGCCAAAGCAGTTATGGCAATGACTATGGGCGACAAATAA
- the thpR gene encoding RNA 2',3'-cyclic phosphodiesterase translates to MRIFIALLFPDRIIHELSKMRTVLEELNIQGNFQRNDLLHLTIHYIGETSDDFLKKIISKIKEIDFDSFLVKTGIINFFGSDKVKKVLYLEVEKNPRLLKCYHLVIEKLNELNLNIKQIDYIPHITMVRNAYPVDKEIKELHVKALDIAIDKIHVMVSKRENGNLIYQSLDYVDLN, encoded by the coding sequence ATGAGAATTTTTATTGCCTTATTATTTCCAGATAGGATTATTCATGAACTATCAAAAATGAGAACAGTCTTAGAAGAATTAAATATTCAAGGTAATTTTCAAAGGAATGATTTGCTTCATTTGACTATTCACTATATAGGTGAAACAAGTGATGATTTCTTAAAAAAAATCATAAGTAAAATCAAAGAAATTGATTTTGATAGTTTTCTTGTAAAAACAGGAATAATAAATTTTTTTGGAAGTGATAAAGTAAAGAAAGTTTTATATTTAGAAGTTGAAAAGAACCCAAGACTATTAAAGTGTTATCACTTAGTTATTGAAAAACTAAATGAACTAAATCTTAATATTAAGCAAATCGATTATATACCGCACATTACCATGGTAAGAAATGCTTATCCAGTGGATAAAGAAATAAAAGAACTTCACGTAAAAGCTCTTGATATTGCAATTGATAAGATTCATGTTATGGTATCAAAAAGAGAAAATGGGAATTTGATTTATCAATCTTTAGATTATGTTGATTTGAATTAA
- a CDS encoding nucleoside deaminase has product MKDKNHKKLMELAIEEARKTMNQNIGGPFGALIIDQDGQILSIASNTVLGDHDPTAHAEINAIRKACKEIGSHDLSNCTLYTTAYPCPMCLGAIIWSNIKKVYFGCIESDADAIGFRDDFIYKFIENGRENFEILDLEETERQTCLKLFKEYQEKDKELY; this is encoded by the coding sequence ATGAAAGACAAAAACCACAAAAAACTTATGGAATTAGCTATTGAAGAAGCTAGAAAAACCATGAATCAAAATATAGGTGGACCCTTTGGCGCTTTAATTATTGATCAAGATGGTCAAATTCTTTCAATAGCATCAAACACTGTCTTAGGAGATCATGATCCAACAGCACACGCTGAAATAAACGCAATAAGAAAAGCCTGCAAAGAAATTGGATCCCATGATTTATCAAATTGTACTCTTTATACTACGGCATATCCATGTCCAATGTGTTTGGGTGCTATCATTTGGTCAAATATCAAGAAAGTATACTTTGGTTGTATTGAAAGTGATGCAGATGCTATTGGCTTCAGAGATGATTTTATCTATAAATTCATTGAAAATGGCAGAGAAAATTTCGAAATTCTTGATTTAGAAGAAACAGAAAGACAAACATGTTTAAAACTTTTTAAAGAATATCAAGAAAAAGATAAGGAACTTTATTAA
- a CDS encoding Fic family protein: MKLEEVEALKQELLNKKKSMSKEEILKKQEDFDTLYIYESTNFNNDDFTYEDVEFLLEDHSREFPDKKRNRRKAIINNYHALQMIHRLSSKKIAYDEEIVKDLHQTLVDGIIGGGVYRSRDLFILGAKHVPPSYLKIYKKMDDYFEKLRNPQLKGFERAAYAHLQFLKIYPFVDANGRLARLLLNYELELQDYLPVSITKKLQDEYFDAIDEYKINKKTEPFIDFLMKLEAERIKDYIKGE, translated from the coding sequence ATGAAGTTAGAAGAGGTAGAAGCTCTTAAACAGGAGTTGTTGAACAAGAAAAAATCAATGTCTAAAGAAGAAATCTTAAAGAAACAAGAAGATTTTGATACATTGTATATTTACGAGTCAACGAATTTTAATAACGATGACTTCACTTATGAAGATGTTGAGTTCTTGTTGGAAGATCATTCACGCGAATTTCCTGATAAAAAAAGGAATAGACGCAAAGCTATTATAAACAATTATCACGCTTTACAAATGATTCATAGGCTATCATCAAAGAAAATCGCATATGATGAAGAAATAGTTAAGGATTTACATCAAACCCTTGTAGATGGAATTATTGGCGGAGGCGTTTATAGAAGCCGAGATTTATTTATTTTAGGGGCTAAGCATGTTCCACCTAGTTACTTAAAAATTTATAAAAAGATGGATGACTATTTTGAAAAACTTAGAAATCCACAATTAAAAGGATTTGAAAGAGCAGCATATGCTCACTTACAATTCTTGAAAATTTATCCCTTTGTTGATGCTAATGGGAGATTAGCAAGATTGTTGCTTAATTATGAATTAGAATTGCAAGATTATTTACCTGTATCAATCACTAAAAAACTTCAGGATGAATACTTTGATGCAATTGACGAGTATAAAATCAATAAAAAAACTGAACCATTCATCGATTTCTTAATGAAACTAGAAGCAGAAAGAATCAAAGATTATATAAAGGGAGAATAA
- a CDS encoding lipoate--protein ligase: protein MKYVNYPFNETKRLSFYLATEEFLAKHYPKDEYFFMWQVKPTVIFGRNQLIENEVNMDYVKENNIEFYRRKSGGGCVYADYSNIMFSFITPNFNKDFVFTTYLSRIINILRDLGLDANFSGRNDILVGDLKVSGNAFYQVNSRSVVHGTMLYNTDLAEMVKAITPDNEKLVSRGIDSVRKRVTNVKDHIDISIEDFKAFIKKNISDEDITLSESDIKIIEDIEKTYLADAFIYGKNPNYTLIKKGKVKAGLFEISLEIKNKLIKKMNILGDYFIVQDEEELINLLINKEYDLDKIKNVLDSIDVSNYIYDLSNEDFLSLLFKE from the coding sequence ATGAAATACGTTAATTATCCGTTTAATGAGACAAAAAGATTAAGTTTTTATTTGGCGACTGAAGAGTTTTTAGCCAAACATTATCCTAAAGATGAATATTTCTTTATGTGGCAAGTAAAACCTACAGTTATTTTTGGTAGAAATCAGTTAATTGAAAATGAAGTGAATATGGATTATGTTAAAGAAAATAACATAGAATTTTATAGGAGAAAATCTGGTGGCGGATGTGTATACGCTGATTATTCTAACATAATGTTTTCTTTCATAACTCCTAATTTTAATAAGGACTTTGTCTTTACAACTTATTTATCAAGAATTATTAATATTTTAAGAGATTTAGGTTTGGATGCTAATTTTTCAGGAAGAAATGATATATTAGTAGGTGACTTAAAAGTATCTGGTAATGCTTTTTATCAAGTCAATTCTAGGTCAGTTGTCCATGGAACAATGCTATATAATACTGATTTAGCAGAAATGGTTAAAGCTATTACACCTGATAATGAAAAATTAGTTTCTAGAGGTATTGACTCCGTTAGAAAAAGAGTTACCAATGTAAAGGACCATATTGATATATCTATTGAGGATTTTAAAGCTTTCATCAAAAAAAATATATCTGATGAAGATATTACATTAAGTGAATCTGACATTAAAATAATTGAAGATATAGAGAAAACATATTTAGCTGATGCATTTATCTATGGAAAAAATCCTAATTATACTTTAATAAAAAAAGGTAAGGTTAAGGCTGGTTTGTTTGAAATATCCTTAGAAATTAAAAATAAACTAATAAAAAAGATGAATATATTAGGTGATTATTTTATTGTTCAAGATGAGGAAGAGTTAATTAATCTTCTAATTAACAAAGAGTATGATTTAGATAAGATAAAAAATGTATTAGATAGTATTGATGTGTCCAACTATATATATGATTTATCAAATGAAGATTTTTTATCTTTATTATTTAAAGAATAA
- the gcvT gene encoding glycine cleavage system aminomethyltransferase GcvT, translated as MSEVKKTPLHQAHLNLKAKMVEFAGFDMPISYTSIKEEHEAVRNNVGMFDVSHMGEILCEGKDAEKFVEYMFTNDVQSLMVGQIAYGMLLYPQGTVVDDLLVYKISKERFFLVVNASNIDKDYQHLIQYSKDFDVLITNLSEVYAEIAVQGPKTENTIKTLLDIDLSGLEFFHFIQVKYHDHNLLISRTGYTGEDGFEIYGDSVIIQKLWDTFIEGGIMPCGLGCRDTLRFEANLPLYGHEISQDITPLEAGLKYFVKIDSHLDFLGKEYLMNHDVKRRVVGLELDQKSIPREGYKVYKDDEEIGYITTGYLSISTGKPIALAMVNRPHTKQGTKVSVQIRNKMFTGFIRDKKFLKDRK; from the coding sequence ATGAGTGAAGTTAAAAAAACACCTTTGCATCAAGCCCATCTCAATCTGAAGGCAAAAATGGTTGAATTTGCTGGATTTGATATGCCTATATCATATACCTCCATCAAAGAAGAACATGAAGCTGTTAGGAATAATGTTGGGATGTTTGATGTATCGCATATGGGTGAAATTCTTTGCGAAGGCAAAGATGCAGAAAAATTTGTAGAATATATGTTTACAAATGATGTTCAATCTTTAATGGTTGGACAAATAGCTTATGGGATGCTCTTGTATCCACAAGGGACTGTTGTCGATGATTTACTGGTATATAAAATCTCTAAAGAGCGCTTCTTTTTAGTAGTCAACGCAAGTAACATTGATAAGGATTATCAACACTTAATCCAATATAGTAAAGATTTTGATGTTTTAATAACTAATTTGAGTGAAGTTTATGCTGAAATAGCTGTTCAAGGTCCAAAAACAGAAAATACAATAAAAACACTATTAGATATTGATTTAAGTGGATTGGAATTTTTCCATTTTATTCAAGTGAAATATCATGATCATAATTTGCTTATTTCTAGAACTGGTTACACTGGTGAAGATGGTTTTGAAATTTATGGTGATTCCGTAATTATTCAAAAGTTATGGGACACATTTATTGAAGGTGGAATAATGCCTTGTGGCCTTGGTTGTAGAGATACACTTAGATTTGAAGCAAATCTTCCGCTTTATGGTCATGAAATCTCTCAAGATATTACGCCACTAGAAGCAGGGTTAAAATATTTTGTTAAGATTGATTCACATTTAGATTTTTTAGGTAAAGAATATTTAATGAATCATGATGTTAAGCGAAGAGTTGTTGGATTAGAATTAGATCAAAAATCTATTCCTAGAGAAGGATACAAGGTTTATAAAGATGATGAAGAAATAGGTTATATTACGACAGGTTATTTATCTATTTCAACTGGAAAGCCTATTGCACTAGCCATGGTTAATCGTCCTCATACTAAACAAGGAACTAAAGTGTCTGTTCAAATTAGGAATAAAATGTTTACTGGTTTTATTAGAGATAAAAAATTTTTAAAAGATAGAAAATAA
- the gcvH gene encoding glycine cleavage system protein GcvH, whose translation MSKVVKGLYYSEDHEWVKVLEDGICLIGITDFAQAELGDVVFVDLPEAGDEIVQNEEFGAVESVKAASDLIAPVSGEILEVNDELIGEPEKVNQEPYESWFIKVKMSDPEEINNLLDHEAYQKATAE comes from the coding sequence ATGAGTAAAGTAGTGAAAGGTCTTTATTATTCTGAAGATCATGAATGGGTAAAAGTTTTAGAAGATGGTATTTGTTTAATTGGTATTACAGATTTTGCTCAAGCTGAATTAGGTGATGTTGTTTTTGTTGATTTACCTGAAGCTGGAGATGAAATCGTTCAAAATGAGGAATTTGGAGCTGTAGAATCAGTAAAAGCTGCTTCAGATTTAATTGCACCTGTATCAGGTGAGATTCTAGAAGTTAATGATGAACTTATAGGAGAACCTGAAAAAGTAAATCAAGAACCATATGAATCATGGTTTATTAAAGTGAAAATGAGTGATCCAGAAGAGATTAACAATCTTCTAGATCATGAAGCATATCAAAAAGCAACCGCTGAGTAG